Proteins encoded in a region of the Cytobacillus pseudoceanisediminis genome:
- a CDS encoding MOSC N-terminal beta barrel domain-containing protein codes for MNQKNERIGRVQEINRFPVKSVLGESLSSAPVDSRGILGDRLWAIKNEDGKFGSGKTTRRFQQMEGLFNFKAKYERDTPLSLCPMEQNIEVIRKG; via the coding sequence TTGAATCAAAAGAATGAACGTATTGGAAGAGTCCAAGAAATCAATAGGTTTCCAGTGAAATCAGTTTTGGGGGAGTCTTTATCCTCTGCCCCAGTTGATAGTCGAGGTATACTCGGAGACCGTTTATGGGCAATTAAAAATGAGGATGGAAAATTTGGCAGTGGAAAGACTACACGGCGCTTTCAGCAGATGGAAGGCTTGTTTAACTTTAAAGCAAAATATGAGCGGGACACCCCCTTATCACTATGCCCGATGGAACAGAATATCGAGGTGATCAGGAAAGGGTAA
- a CDS encoding MOSC domain-containing protein, translating to MAKEESISHFDEGPISIITTSALKMLSKDLAEIADSRRFRANLVIETEATGYLEDEWVDQLIQVGESVTLKIVAPLQRCIMVNNPQEELKQDARILKTLATHHAAMFGVWAKVERCGEIRVGDEAILLK from the coding sequence TTGGCAAAGGAAGAGTCAATATCACATTTTGATGAAGGGCCCATAAGTATCATCACAACCTCTGCGTTAAAAATGTTAAGTAAGGATTTAGCGGAAATAGCAGACTCTCGCCGATTTCGGGCAAACCTAGTAATCGAAACAGAAGCAACAGGGTATCTTGAGGATGAATGGGTGGATCAGCTAATTCAAGTAGGAGAAAGTGTTACCCTGAAAATTGTTGCCCCGCTTCAAAGGTGTATTATGGTAAACAATCCTCAAGAGGAACTAAAGCAGGATGCTCGTATATTGAAAACCTTGGCAACTCACCATGCTGCAATGTTTGGGGTTTGGGCAAAAGTTGAACGATGTGGTGAGATAAGAGTTGGGGATGAGGCAATATTACTTAAATAA
- a CDS encoding fluoride efflux transporter FluC: MVYLLVGAAGFLGASLRYSIGIFLFHESAVFPFATLMVNLLGSFLLAWLMTGLLVRFSLPAHLKTALGTGFVGSFTTFSTLSVETVTLFLDGKTALAVLYVAASIFGGLWMSRLGFRVTKGEEAE, translated from the coding sequence GTGGTTTATTTATTAGTTGGGGCTGCAGGATTTCTTGGAGCCTCTTTGAGGTACTCCATTGGTATTTTCCTCTTTCATGAGAGTGCGGTTTTTCCATTTGCTACTTTGATGGTTAATTTGCTGGGAAGTTTTCTTCTCGCTTGGCTTATGACGGGTCTGCTTGTGCGTTTTTCCTTGCCAGCCCATTTAAAAACAGCTCTGGGAACTGGTTTTGTTGGCTCCTTTACGACTTTTTCAACCTTAAGTGTTGAAACGGTAACACTCTTTCTCGATGGAAAGACAGCACTGGCAGTTTTGTATGTTGCAGCCAGCATTTTTGGCGGATTATGGATGAGCCGACTAGGATTCCGAGTCACGAAAGGAGAAGAAGCAGAATGA
- the crcB gene encoding fluoride efflux transporter CrcB, translating into MSMFHFLMVGMGGFFGAICRLWVSQVINKRIVSRFPAATLVINLSGSLLLGIMVGSGIEGSLFMLIGTGFMGAFTTFSTFKLEAIQLHMDKRKKELILYNVLSYGGGILLALLGIELGKLFG; encoded by the coding sequence ATGAGTATGTTTCATTTTCTGATGGTGGGGATGGGCGGTTTCTTTGGAGCGATATGCCGGCTGTGGGTCAGTCAGGTTATAAATAAAAGGATTGTGTCGAGGTTCCCTGCAGCTACGCTTGTTATTAACTTAAGTGGTTCCCTTCTTCTTGGAATCATGGTGGGCTCAGGAATAGAAGGCAGTCTTTTTATGCTGATCGGCACTGGTTTTATGGGAGCTTTCACTACTTTTTCTACATTTAAGCTGGAAGCAATACAGCTCCATATGGATAAAAGGAAAAAAGAGCTCATTCTTTATAATGTATTGAGCTATGGCGGCGGAATACTCTTGGCTTTGCTGGGTATTGAACTGGGCAAGCTCTTCGGATGA
- a CDS encoding mechanosensitive ion channel family protein: MFWETYMKEDILVDLGISIGIFLLFLLFRKLFTKYIFTLLLRLSRKAPNDFFSHIFVSFQKPIQWLFIIIGIYVSVGYFPHLNQHNSLFLDIIRASVIIMITWGLYNMAAASSALFTSLKVRYNLEIDDILIPFISKSLRVVIVAISISVVAQEFDYDVNGFVAGLGLGGVAIAFAAKDVLGNLFGGFVIITEKPFTIGDWIMTPSVEGTVEDISFRSTRVRTFAQALVTVPNATLANESITNWSKMGKRQISFRLRVTHDTTKDQMANVVGQIEYLLKNHPDIHPETILVTFDDYKENGLDIFLYFFTKTTNWGEFLKIKEEINFEIMDILENERVYVAMPSRKLYLDPDGENQLNKDSRVRQES; the protein is encoded by the coding sequence ATGTTCTGGGAAACTTACATGAAAGAAGATATATTGGTGGATCTGGGAATATCAATTGGGATTTTCCTGCTGTTTCTCCTTTTCCGGAAGCTTTTCACCAAATATATATTTACACTATTATTAAGGCTTAGCAGAAAAGCGCCAAATGACTTTTTCTCACATATTTTTGTTTCATTTCAAAAGCCGATTCAGTGGTTATTTATCATTATAGGAATCTATGTTTCTGTCGGTTATTTTCCTCACTTAAACCAGCATAATTCCTTGTTTTTAGATATTATTAGAGCGTCTGTTATCATTATGATTACCTGGGGCTTGTACAACATGGCAGCTGCATCATCTGCCCTTTTTACCAGTCTAAAGGTTAGGTATAATCTGGAAATTGATGATATTCTCATTCCATTTATCTCAAAGTCCTTGAGAGTTGTTATTGTGGCGATCAGTATAAGCGTGGTTGCCCAGGAATTTGATTATGATGTTAATGGCTTTGTTGCTGGACTTGGATTAGGCGGAGTCGCCATTGCTTTTGCTGCCAAGGATGTACTGGGCAATTTGTTTGGCGGATTTGTCATCATTACTGAAAAGCCGTTCACGATTGGCGATTGGATTATGACGCCAAGTGTGGAGGGAACAGTTGAAGATATTTCTTTTCGAAGCACCAGGGTAAGGACATTTGCCCAGGCGCTGGTCACAGTTCCTAATGCTACTTTAGCCAATGAATCGATTACAAACTGGAGCAAGATGGGGAAAAGGCAAATCAGCTTCAGATTGCGTGTTACTCATGATACAACGAAAGATCAAATGGCGAATGTGGTAGGGCAGATCGAGTATCTGTTAAAAAATCATCCCGATATACACCCGGAAACCATTCTTGTGACCTTTGACGACTACAAAGAAAATGGACTCGATATCTTCCTTTATTTCTTTACCAAAACGACAAATTGGGGAGAATTCCTGAAAATTAAGGAAGAAATTAATTTTGAGATCATGGACATTCTTGAAAATGAGCGTGTTTATGTAGCTATGCCAAGCAGGAAATTATATTTAGACCCTGATGGGGAAAATCAGCTGAATAAAGATTCCAGGGTAAGACAGGAATCGTGA